CATCGCTGCAGAGACAGACGCACGGTGACTCAGGTCTCGCGAGTTTTGCTCCAAGCACACCGCACACGCCGAAACCCATAGCTGCGAAGCCGCCCGCAGAAAGATGGGTCTTCGGTCGAGGTGTATCCCAGTATTGCTCCGCCCATGCTTGATTGTTCCCCACATCGGCCACCAAGATTGTGTCATCCGGTGCGCATTTGCGCATGTCCAAGAGCACGCGCCTTGGATCAAGGGGAACCTCTTCGTTCTTCTCGTAAGGGGTCACAAAGTTTCGCCATTCCGTTTTATAGCTATAGACCTCATCGAGCCATGCTTTGGAGTTGCACTTAACCCCTTTAGCCTTTGCCACCTCAAGCATCTGCCTTATGAAGCACTTAGCATCCGCCACGATACCGAGTGCCACTGGGTAGTTACGCCCAATTTCGCTGGGGTCGATATCGACATGGATGAGTTTTGTCGGGGGTATGTTGTAGGCATAGCCAGGAAGCCACGATGCTGCATGGAGATCGGCAAAGCGGGCTCCTATTGCCAATATGACATCGGCGTTTCTCGCTGCCTCCGCTGCTGGATAGTGTCCCCAGCAGCCTGCTACGCCCAGGTAAAGCTCCTCGCTTTCGGACATAACCCCTTTGCCCATCAATGTGCTATATACAGGGATACCCAGATAAGCTGCCAGAGCCTTTAGCTCTTCTGTAGCACCGGAAACGACCACCCCGCCCCCGGCCAAGATGAGCGGTCTGGGTGACTTGACGAGCATGTCGAGAGCCTTCTCTATGGCCTCTGGGGAGGCTTGTGTGCGCCAATTAATGGGCATAGACCATTCTTCTGGTTCTGGGATCTCTACGTCTGCCTTCTTTATGTATAAATCATAAGGTATGTCCAAGTGACAAGGCCCGGGTCTCCCTGTGCGCATTAGCTTAAAAGCTTTTGGAAGATATCTAACCAAGTCTTCAACCTTATGAACCTGCCAAGAATGTTTGACGACGGGCTTCGCAACAGAAGGAAAATCAGCAGGGAAGTAGCGATATTCCTCCTGAAGGGCGCCTGTATCGAACTGGTCTGTAGTAACCTGCCCTGTAATGGCAAGAAAAGCTGACGAGTCGTAGAAAGCATTGGCTAAAGCTATCATTAGATTCATAGGACCCGGGCCAGTTGAGGTGTATACGAGAAGTGGAACGCCTGTGAGGCGAAAATATGCATCCGCCATAAACCCCGCTGCTTGCTCTATGCGTGGCCAAATGACCTGAATCTTATCCGTCCTGTCGTAAACGCCGTCCAAAAACCTATTGCTCCATGTCCCGCATAGCCGAGGATATAAGGGATTTTTTCTTTGATAAGATACTCAACTATAATCTCATTCCCACTATGCTCAGCCATAAAACTCACCTCCGTCTTATCTTTTGAAGTGGTAGCGTTATGCTAACTCTAAAAACCACCTCCTTGCTTTTTGGTTTCAAAGATTTAGTTGCAAAAAACCACTAAGATCTTACAGTTAACAAGATGTCGGGAAGGCACGCTTTTAAGAAAATTATATGTCTGGGTATAATGTTACGCAAGTCAACAAGCTGCCGCCGTGGTTGAGGGCAGGCAGAGAAGTTAGCCGAGGTTTGTTCTTTTTAGCTCTGTGGCAAGGAGCGGTGGTCCTATCCAAGGGCGAAAACAAAGGAAAGGTACCGCGGTGTTTGACCACGAGATTGGGCTATCTTTGCTTTCGCTGGGGAAAAGTTCACGAAAATGATGCTCGAGGCAGCTATCTGAAGTTGCCCAAGTTTACTTAACTCCACTTAGCGGGAATTTCGACATCTTCCCTCCGCTTATTGCCTCTTGAAACTCCTTGCGTATCCTTTGACTTGCTGGTACTTTTCCCTTGGTGGTCTACTCTCTATTGGGTTTTGCAATAAATCTACTTTACTTAAGGCCACCACTTTTTACAGGAAGTATAAGACGTGACCTCATAGCATTCCTCCTCATCACTATAACCAGATTGAAAGCATAGAAACATAGGGATTTTTTCGAACGGATTCATAATTCTTGACATTTAATCCATTTTACTTATACTTATAACACATGCACTTGCGAAAGAAATTGTTATTTGCTTATACGGCAGTGAGGTTTGTCAGGTATTTACTGAAATAGGTAAACAGGCAGCTTCAAAAAGCTCAAAAAGCTCAAAAAGCTTATAGGAGGTGGATCATATGTCCCAACAGCAGTCACAAATGAACGTCGGCAGTGAGGAGCAAAAAAGTAGGAGAGAGATGTTGAGCGTTTTATTAGGAGCGGCGTTTTTAATGGCAACGTCTTCTATAGGACCAGGCTTTTTGACGCAGACAGCCGTTTTTACAGCGCGACTAAAGGCTTCTTTTGCCTTTGCGATTTTGCTTTCAATTATTATAAGTTTGATCGTTCAGTTAAATGTTTGGCGGATACTGGCCGTTTCTAAGATGCACGCTCAAGACGTAGCTAACAAAGTATTTCCAGGGCTTGGGTATTTCATCGCCTTTTTGGTTGCCCTGGGCGGATTAGTGTTCAATATAGGCAATGTCGCAGGTGCCGCTATGGGGCTAAGGGTGGTTGTAGGAATACCCATTGTATGGGCGGCAATTATTAGTGCATGCATCGGGATAATGCTATTCCTTTATAAAGAAATGGGGCGAGCCATGGATCAATTTACCAAGATATTAGGTTTTATCATGATAGCGCTGGTCATATATACTGTATTTGTCACCAAACCTCCCGTTGGGATCGCCATAAAAGAGGCTTTCATGCCTTCTCAAATCGACTGGATGGTCATTATTACACTGATCGGTGGCACAGTCGGAGGTTATATTACCTTCTCCGGCGCACATAGACTATTAGACGCAGGGATTTACGGCGTTGAACGTGTTGGAGACGCGACCCGTGGGGCAACCAATGGGGTCTTAATAACAGCGGTCATGCGCATACTCCTTTTCTTAGCGATACTTGGGGTTGTCTGGGCAGGTCATACTTTAGATCCATCCAATCCTCCTGCTTCTGCATTTAGACTCGGCGCAGGAGAAATTGGCTACAGGATATTCGGCGTCATATTATGGGCAGCCGGGATAACATCTGTCGTAGGTGCCTCTTTCACGTCCATATCTTTCTTGCAGACTTTGTTTAAGAGTATCCAGAAAAATAACCGCTGGTGGATCATCGGGTTCATTGTAATATCCACTGCCATTTTAATAACGGTGGGGCAGCCAGTTACTCTGTTGATCTTTGCTGGTTCAGTTAATGGGCTGATCCTGCCCCTGGCACTTTTGTCCATTTTGTTAGCCGCACATAAAAAAGAAGTTGTCGGAGACTACAAACACCCCATTTGGCTCACGATAATCGGTTATGTTGTGGTAGCCATAACTTTATGGATGGGAATCGTCTCACTTGGGAAAATATTTACTATGTTTAAATAGATTTTCAGGGCAAAGAGCTTAAAACGAATTGAGAGTTCTTTGCCCTCATTTTTAGTAAAGCGAGAGGTGTATTTAATTGACTGAATATCTTGAACCTAAGATCCTCAGCGCTGGCGATAGTGCTGTAATAGTAGAGTTTGGCGATAGCATAGATATGAAGATTAACGCGAGGGTGCAGCAGCTCCGCCAGCACATTGAGCGAGGGCAGTTTAACGGCATCGTGGAATTAGTCCCCACATACCGCTCTTTAGCAGTTTATTTTGACCCTGTAGTGGTTGAGGATGTAGGGCTATTTTTTGAAAAGCTCAAAAAAATGGCCCAAAATACTAAAGGAGAGATCCCAGAAGGAGGCCTTGTCATCGTAATACCTGCATGCTATGGAGGTGAGTTTGGCCCAGATATGCAAAACGTCGTTGAGCATACAGGCCTCACCGAAGCCGAGATAGTAAAACGCCATACTGCGGTAGATTACTACTGCTACATGTTAGGTTTTACGCCTGGCTTTGCCTATTTGGGCGGTATGGATGAAAGCCTCGCTACGCCAAGGCTAAAGGAACCGAGAAAAGTTATCCCAGCAGGAAGTGTGGGGATAGCGGGAAAACAAACCGGCATATACCCCATAGATAGTCCAGGTGGATGGCAGTTGATAGGGAGAACTCCTTTAAAGCTTTTCGATCCCGAAGGTGAGCCACCATTTTTGATCGATGCGGGAATGCGGGTTCGCTTTCGCAGTATAGACCCAAAAGAGTATGAGGAAATAGCAGCCAAAGTTGCTGCCAAAAAATACAAACCAGAAATTTTAACGAAAAGCGGTGATGCAAAGTGATCTTTGAAGTATCGTCACCTGGGCTTCTTACGACCGTGCAAGACTTAGGCCGTTGGGGTTACCAAGGTAAAGGCATGCCAGTAGCGGGAGCCATGGATTCACAGGCTCTAAAAATAGGCAATATTTTAGTAGGTAATGAGCCAAAAGATGCAGCCTTTGAGATTACGGCGATGGGGCCGACACTGAGCGTAACAGAAGGCGAAGGCCTCATCGCCGTAACTGGAGCGGAAATAGATTTCACTATAAACAAAGTTGAAGCACCTTTATGGCAATCCATAAGGGTGCAAGCTGGAGATACTATTACTCTATCAACCTTAAAAGGTCATGGTTGTAGGGCATATCTATGCGTCTCTGGCAGCATCGACGTTCCTGTAATAATGGGCAGCAAGTCGACATATTTAAGGGCCAAAATAGGAGGATTAGAAGGTAGAGCTCTTAAAGCTGGCGATCGGATTGCCACTGGGCCTTTAAAACCTTTGACTTGGCTTTCTGCCGATTTTACTTGCCCTGATCAGTTAAGACCGAAAAGGGACTTAGGATTGCCTTTGCGAGTAGTCTTAGGGCCGCAAGATGAGGCCTTTACAGAAAACGGCATAAAGACCTTCTTGGAATCCGAGTACACGATAACAAACGAAGCGGATAGGATGGGTTACAGGCTTGAGGGCCCAGTAATAGAACATAAAACCGGACCAGATATCATTTCGGATGCTATACCTTTGGGCACAATCCAAGTGCCTGGGCATGGCAAACCGATATGCATGTTAGCTGACAGGCAAACTACTGGAGGCTATACAAAGATAGCTGTGTTATGCACTCCTGATATAGCAACCTTAGCTCAGCGGATGCCAGGGCAAGCAGTGCACTTTAAAGCCGTATCTTTAGCTGAGTCAATTGCCGCTGCGCGAAAAGAGAGAGAGCAAATAGAAGAGCTACTTGAATTGCGGGCTTCTTGTAGATCTCGTAGGAGTCCTTCGCAAACAAAGAAGCTTAACAAGACCTTTCATTGGACGCTAAAAGTGAGGGATAAATCCTACGATGTAGTTGTGGAAGATCTCAGTTAACTTATTGGGAGGTGCGTTTTCGATGTATGTGATAGATTTAAACAGTGACTTAGGTGAAAGCTTTGGTGCTTGGAAGATGGGTAGCGACGAGGCCGTTTTGCAGTTTGTCAGTTCAGCCAATGTAGCCTGCGGTTTCCATGCAGGCGACCCCATGGTCATGCTTGCCACTGTGAGAGCTGCCAAAGAAAAGGGCGTTGCCGTAGGGGCACATCCAGGCTATCCAGATCTAATCGGTTTTGGTCGAAGGAATATAGATGTAACCCCGGATGAGGCGTACGCATATACCTTATATCAAATTGGCGCTTTGCAAGCGGTATGCAATGCTCTTGGTTGCAAGCTGCAACATATCAAGGCTCATGGAGCATTATACAATCAGGCAGCTAAAAATCACGCTTTAGCAGTTGCCATTGCGCGAGCCGTTAAAGACGCTGGCAACGGTCTCATTTTGCTTGGCCTTGCCAACTCGGAATTCGATAAAGCCGCTGCCGAGGTAGGGGTACCCTATGCCGCTGAAGCCTTTGCCGATAGGGCTTACCAAGCGGACGGAACATTGGTACCGCGTAAAGTCCCTGGTTCCATGATACATGACGTTAACCTAGCCGTGGCGAGGATGATCCGTATGGTCAAGGAAGGCAAGATCGAGACCATAGATGGCAAACTCATCGACCTCAAACCGCATTCCATATGTTTGCATGGAGACTCCCCTAAAGCAGTTCAAATGGCTAGTGAGGTAAGAAAGGGCTTAGAAGCAGCAGGAATAGCGATTAGACCGATATCCGAGGTAATTAAGGCATGAAGGCAATAGACTATGCTATGAATACGCCCCAAGAGGTTCGCTTAGCCATAAGAAAAAAAGAGTGGATAGGTCCCACGGCAGGAATGGCTAAGGGGCATGTGCAGGCAAATTTGGCCATATTGCCAAAGGATTTAGCTTATGATTTTCTTGTTTTCGCGCAGCGTAATCCTAGACCATGCCCCGTGTTAGACATAACTGAACCAGGAGATCCTGAGCCAAAACTGGTGGCAAAAGGGGCGGACTTGCGGACTGATTTGCCCAAATACAGAATATGGAGGAATGGCGAGCTCGTTGACGAACCCACTGATATACTATCTTACTGGCGCCAGGACCTTGTGGCTTTCTTGCTCGGATGTTCTTTCACCTTTGAGTCGGCTTTGTTAGACGCTGGTATTCCAGTTCGTCATATCGAATGTGGTTGCAATGTTCCTATGTATATAACGAATATTCAATGCCTCCCTGCCGGAAGGCTCTCTGGCCCTATGGTAGTGAGTATGAGGCCTATCCCAGCACACCAAGTGCCAAAGGCGGTTTTAACGACAGGGCGTTTCCCAGCAGTTCACGGTTCACCTGTGCACATAGGCGATCCTACTATTATCGGTATAAAGGACATCAGCAAACCGGATTTTGGCGATTCCGTACCAATAAACCAGGGGGAAATGCCGGTATTTTGGGCTTGTGGCGTCACTCCACAAGCAGCTTTGATGGCAAGCAAACCTCCCTTTGCGATAACCCATGCGCCTGGCCATATGTTCGTCTGTAATCCTAAGGATTCAGATTACGCCATATTTTAAGAACTTAAAGACCTATAGATGGCTTTTGTTTTAAATTAAAAGAGATGACGAAAAATCATCGCTGTATTTTAAAGATCCATGACTCTAACCTAACTTTTGCACCGTGATCTAAATTTTTGACTGATTTTGCCCATTCAGTAGTTGGAAAGCCTTTAAAAAATAGTGACTATCAGTGTAGGATGGGTGTGTTCGAGTTTTGAGGAAAGACCTATGTTGAAGGAAGTGTATTGGAGGGCAGGCAGAAAAGTTAGCCGAGGTTTGTTCTTTTTAGCTCTGTGGCAAAGGGAGAGGAGATTGGCTTTGGTCGACAGAGAAAACAAAGAAAGGTGCCGCGGTGGTTGACCAGAGAAATAAATGGGAGCGGGAGCCATATCTTAACGAAGAAGAGATTTGCCTATCCAAAGCAAAACCAATCAATACTTAGCGATGGCAACTTTTAGATTAAAACGTTGCGAAGGAGCTATAGAGAGACGTCGACACCGTCATCGACAGGGGGTTCAAGAGCATGGGCAGAGCTGGACTGCTGAGGGGGTACAAACTACGGGTGTGGTGCTATAACAAAAGCAGCTGGCTTGTGTTCTGGTCGAGACAGCACAGCTGCTGAGTGAGCCCCCAACTGATAAACACAACGAGGAAAACCGCGCAGTTGACAAGCGCGGATGAGCGCGTATAATGGAGCGAAAGCTAAACCATAGGTGATTTTTAATGGGCTTACGAAATCAAAGTTTGCCATAAGACCCTGGTGCTCCCACGACGAACGAGCGGGAGCCCGGGGTCTTTTTTTATGCCAATTTCTCTGTCTTAAAGGAGGCGATTTGTATTGGAAGAGG
This genomic stretch from Acetomicrobium sp. S15 = DSM 107314 harbors:
- a CDS encoding LamB/YcsF family protein, translating into MYVIDLNSDLGESFGAWKMGSDEAVLQFVSSANVACGFHAGDPMVMLATVRAAKEKGVAVGAHPGYPDLIGFGRRNIDVTPDEAYAYTLYQIGALQAVCNALGCKLQHIKAHGALYNQAAKNHALAVAIARAVKDAGNGLILLGLANSEFDKAAAEVGVPYAAEAFADRAYQADGTLVPRKVPGSMIHDVNLAVARMIRMVKEGKIETIDGKLIDLKPHSICLHGDSPKAVQMASEVRKGLEAAGIAIRPISEVIKA
- a CDS encoding thiamine pyrophosphate-binding protein, yielding MRTGRPGPCHLDIPYDLYIKKADVEIPEPEEWSMPINWRTQASPEAIEKALDMLVKSPRPLILAGGGVVVSGATEELKALAAYLGIPVYSTLMGKGVMSESEELYLGVAGCWGHYPAAEAARNADVILAIGARFADLHAASWLPGYAYNIPPTKLIHVDIDPSEIGRNYPVALGIVADAKCFIRQMLEVAKAKGVKCNSKAWLDEVYSYKTEWRNFVTPYEKNEEVPLDPRRVLLDMRKCAPDDTILVADVGNNQAWAEQYWDTPRPKTHLSAGGFAAMGFGVCGVLGAKLARPESPCVCLCSDGGFIMMPHVVATAVEYDLPAVWVILNNYTIGCIRDLQRFYLDGREIGTSFKKAKTGELWNPDFAKMAESMGGRGVRIEKPQDFASAFEEAIKSGVPTVLDVIINRDTPVPITTTWQMPPIPPAEPTFGKRKVRKP
- a CDS encoding putative hydro-lyase — encoded protein: MKAIDYAMNTPQEVRLAIRKKEWIGPTAGMAKGHVQANLAILPKDLAYDFLVFAQRNPRPCPVLDITEPGDPEPKLVAKGADLRTDLPKYRIWRNGELVDEPTDILSYWRQDLVAFLLGCSFTFESALLDAGIPVRHIECGCNVPMYITNIQCLPAGRLSGPMVVSMRPIPAHQVPKAVLTTGRFPAVHGSPVHIGDPTIIGIKDISKPDFGDSVPINQGEMPVFWACGVTPQAALMASKPPFAITHAPGHMFVCNPKDSDYAIF
- a CDS encoding NRAMP family divalent metal transporter, yielding MSQQQSQMNVGSEEQKSRREMLSVLLGAAFLMATSSIGPGFLTQTAVFTARLKASFAFAILLSIIISLIVQLNVWRILAVSKMHAQDVANKVFPGLGYFIAFLVALGGLVFNIGNVAGAAMGLRVVVGIPIVWAAIISACIGIMLFLYKEMGRAMDQFTKILGFIMIALVIYTVFVTKPPVGIAIKEAFMPSQIDWMVIITLIGGTVGGYITFSGAHRLLDAGIYGVERVGDATRGATNGVLITAVMRILLFLAILGVVWAGHTLDPSNPPASAFRLGAGEIGYRIFGVILWAAGITSVVGASFTSISFLQTLFKSIQKNNRWWIIGFIVISTAILITVGQPVTLLIFAGSVNGLILPLALLSILLAAHKKEVVGDYKHPIWLTIIGYVVVAITLWMGIVSLGKIFTMFK
- a CDS encoding 5-oxoprolinase/urea amidolyase family protein, whose protein sequence is MIFEVSSPGLLTTVQDLGRWGYQGKGMPVAGAMDSQALKIGNILVGNEPKDAAFEITAMGPTLSVTEGEGLIAVTGAEIDFTINKVEAPLWQSIRVQAGDTITLSTLKGHGCRAYLCVSGSIDVPVIMGSKSTYLRAKIGGLEGRALKAGDRIATGPLKPLTWLSADFTCPDQLRPKRDLGLPLRVVLGPQDEAFTENGIKTFLESEYTITNEADRMGYRLEGPVIEHKTGPDIISDAIPLGTIQVPGHGKPICMLADRQTTGGYTKIAVLCTPDIATLAQRMPGQAVHFKAVSLAESIAAARKEREQIEELLELRASCRSRRSPSQTKKLNKTFHWTLKVRDKSYDVVVEDLS
- the pxpB gene encoding 5-oxoprolinase subunit PxpB, whose translation is MTEYLEPKILSAGDSAVIVEFGDSIDMKINARVQQLRQHIERGQFNGIVELVPTYRSLAVYFDPVVVEDVGLFFEKLKKMAQNTKGEIPEGGLVIVIPACYGGEFGPDMQNVVEHTGLTEAEIVKRHTAVDYYCYMLGFTPGFAYLGGMDESLATPRLKEPRKVIPAGSVGIAGKQTGIYPIDSPGGWQLIGRTPLKLFDPEGEPPFLIDAGMRVRFRSIDPKEYEEIAAKVAAKKYKPEILTKSGDAK